Within Paramormyrops kingsleyae isolate MSU_618 chromosome 24, PKINGS_0.4, whole genome shotgun sequence, the genomic segment TGTGTACCTGTATACactgatcaaaaaaaaaaaaaactaatttcctGAGTGACAATGGTCAGTGTCACTCAGATGTTTTaactgtttatttctgtttcagccACAGAACAGGATTGCTTGTCTCAGCCAGCAAACACAtcgaacatccatccatccatcacccatccatccatccatccatccatcttctgctgCTTATTGGgttgtgggggcagcagtctaagcagggatcaCACAGAACAATGCAGGAAAATCACATTCCTACCTTCAAGTAGGAGATGTCCTCAGCATCCATGGCCTTCTCAATATCTCTGATCTTTTCTGACAGGGTGGAGACCTGTTTGGAGATGTTTTCTATCTTCTCCTTCATCCTCTGGCTCTTCTGCACCTCTTCCTCTCTCAGTACGGCCAATCTGGCCTCTTCTTCCTCTCTCAGTAACTGATGGAGTTTCTCAAATTCCTCCTTTACCTTCTTCTCAGTGTGATGGAACTGATTCTGAAAGTGAGAAATGCTGTGTAAATGTAAACTTATTCTTTACAGTGAAATTTTAACTCTTCAGAATACATCCCCATACCTTGATGTGTTTGGCTGTCTCCTCAAAGTCCTGTTTAACTTTTGTAATCTTCTTCAGCTTTTCCTTTAATGGAATCAGTGAAGCTCTGAGGTCCTCCTGAGATCAAATATACAGACGTATAATGAGAGATGCAATCGACATATGATGAATGAGTAATATATAGCTTGCTTCTTTTATAATACTGTgctgatgaaaaataaaattgctgGCATCCAGCTTCCTGAGCATTGAGCAGGGGagacccaggaagtacagggcaccgggcaggggacacccaggaagtacagggcacagggcaggggacacccaggaagtacagggcaccggccaggggacacccaggaagtacagggcaccgggcaggggacacccaggaagtacagggcaccgagcaggggacacccaggaagtacagggcaccgagcaggggacacccaggaagtacagggcaccggccaggggacacccaggaagtacagggcaccgggcaggggacacccaggaagtacagggcactggccaggggacacccaggaaggCATGTTAGTCCATCAAAAGGTACACAAATTTGGTGTGTAGGCTGAGTCTGTAGCTATAATGAACTATACAGACTCAATTACACATTAAGACTTTTTAAAGCTCAGTTATTTCACAATGATAATAATCTAATACACACTTATGGCCCAGAGTGAAACATAACATACAGGAAAAACTAGATGCTGTCAGAACAACAAGAATAACGAATTCCTCAGAcaaccccctcacccccccatctaatccctactcctcccacaccccccaccTCTACAGTCTGTAGCCCCCCTACACTCTCCCCACCTCTCCAACAAAAAGCCTAACTCTGTGTGACTTGTGTCAGTGTAATCAGATTCACCAGATCAATGTCAGTGGCTGTCATCTCATGTGCCACCAGTAAGTGACACTGATTCAGTTTTGCTGCGATTTGTCTCAAAGTGAAACAGGTCCAGATCATCACCTATACAAACTACATGAGAAGTTTTAAAAAGTGTCTAATAAAGACATTAAGAGTTACTTTGAggatgttttttattttcatttataatgtTCACAGGATCAAATGTCTTCTgcagctgctccttcctgcctGATCCTGTCATCTAACACTTCTTTTGGGTTCAAAGTACAAAGGGTAGaattaactaaaataaaactaaatgacAGACATGTCCTGTAAAGTGTGACTTAAGCACTGGACTATGGGGGACATTGCACACCATTTAATTCTcagattatatattttaaacgTATTTATTACTTActgcactgtgtccattcaaAGTACAAAGTGTAGAATAAATAGACCGACGATAAGAATTTCgagtcgtggggggggggggcaggggggcatcGATCGttccattttcatttcattataagttACACACCACCTCACAGAGACTGGGGATTCATTTAGGACAATATTTATATCACTTCCTTAGGAAGACAATTAATAAAATAGAAGAGAATACCTTCTTATCCTGTTCAGCTTCTAGCAGCGCACACACCCGGTGGTCTCTGTGCTTCGCTGCAGTCTGACAGACCACACAGATGGGCTCCTGGTCTTCGACACAGAAGAGTAGAAGCTTCTCTCCGTGGAGACTGCAGCGAGATTCACTCTTCTCTGTAGACTCACATTCACTCCTCTGTTTTAAATACACATCCACAATGTTTCTTAAGGCCATGTTCAAAGGGGGATAAGGAATAGAGGACCTCCTCCTGCATATCGGACACTCCCGAGAGCTCTTCTGTTCCCAGAACTTCTGCAAACAGGCTCTACAGAAGCTGTGGCAGCACTTCAGGAGAACAGGATCCTTGTAAAACTCTGAACAAACAGAACAGCAGAGCTCCTCTTCCATGGATGAGGGTTTAGCCGCCATTTTGCAGGTTGTATTAGATCATGCTCACAGTCATGCTGTCATAAAGTTTTTTTACTGCTTCACTTTCACTTCActgttaagaccccccctcccccacgatACATTTTGCGGAGCCTCTTGGTTTGTTTTAACCGTATAAGCCGTTAATTTACTTTCTGTTTACattcattaaaattattttgttaaatgttagTTGTCACGCCCcactccgtccgctcccgatgtgtgccacgcccacctcattacctcctgttttcaccctgattgttctcacctgtggctcgttctccgtggcatgtcttgtgtatttagtctttgtCTGAGTCTGTCTTCGGCAGACTCACCATTAATGTTGCCCATCGTGATTCCCCGGTCCCGTTCCttcaataaatccccgtttttgccctacttcctgactccgatcgcctgcttccctgcttgctTGCCcgcgaacgtgacagaatggtGAGTCTCCACAAGAAAGGATCCCCCCTAGCCGAGGAGGAGTACCTCGGTTTGGTTGATGAGGTCCTGTACTGGCTAACCCAGCCCGAGATCCAGGAGGATCCCGCGGCTTGCGGGTTAGCTCATCAAAGCCGGGAGGTCCTGGAGGGGATGTCCTTACCCGGCGACGCGCACCTAGCGAGCGAGGTGCGCGAAAACCTCCGGCAGCTTCGGGAGGTAGCGGCTGCAGCAATGCAGAGGCAGGTGGAACGAGACTGCGGACTGCTGTACAGCGCGCCACCCGCCGATGCGACCCCGCTGCCTCTGACCGGTTCCGGAGGGCGGaaaaagaagaggcgaaggggaaaggtggaagaagccgccccgactctcttcttgggagcgtgctcccttctccccgccttGGAGGACGCCTGTGGGATAGGTGAGCCCCATGACGCGGAGGACCTGCCTCCGTTGGTGACGGGGGAGGACTGGGCAGAGCAATGTCCCGGGAGAGGGGTCGGCATTGTCAGAGATGCcagtccccgggtccctaaagcgcGAAGAGGGAGGGCGCagacgcgctcagcacccctcctgcctgctccggacctgtccgatccggacctgcatgatccggatctgcccgcggctgcactgcctgctgctgccgccgccgatctgcccgcggctgcgctgcctgctgccgccgccgatctgcccgcggctgcgctgccagctgccgccgctctgcctgaggcaccgcctgctgcagcttccgccgctttgtcagcggcaccgcccgtcccatctgacccgcctgtcctgcctggcttgcctgcagtcccggttgctggccgcgtgatggcggcgcccgctgcggcgccccctgctggccgcgtgatggcggcgcccgctgcggcgccccctgctggccgcgtgatggcggcgcccgctgcggcgccccctgctggccgcgtggaggctgcgcccgccgatgcgccccctgctggccgcggggtgGCGACACCCTCCAGGacggcccctgctgaccacgggacagcggcgcccgtcctgccggcacttgaactgcctgtcttgcctgtcctgccggctcctgaactgcctgtcctgccggctcctgaactgcctgtcctgccggctcctgaactgcctgtcctgccggctcctgaactgcctgtcctgccggctcctgaactgcctgtcctgccggctcctgaactgcctgtcctgccggctcctgaactgcctgtcctgccggctcctgaactgcctgaggtggccacggttgcgccccctgctgaccacatgacggcggcgcccgccgaggcgccccctgttggtcgcacgcccgaggtgcctgccaaggcgccccctactggacacacgcccgtggtcctgcctgaggccgcctctcccgccctgcctgcggccctgcctgcggccacgtccgcggctctggctgccccgcctgcggccacacccacagccctgactccctcgcccttaccccggcaaggccgacgcccccaaGGActccgcctttcagtgtcccacaagggacggggacacaggcgtcgggcccaggtcccgccctccctgccccctggctcgcccgttcggcccctggctgtggctcggtggctgcctgcgggtcctccggctcggggtcggcggtcgccgccgggtccccccctggttccgcggtgccagtcctcggtccctcctccggctccatgtcggtcgcctccgggcccccctgctccggctgggcgtcggacggcgccttcgccggcttcggctgcgcctccgcctgccgcggcttccccctttggcctgccttcactggtgttccctcctgctccctccgtgtcccctccgtcactccctcgtcccgttcccttggcccctgggtggtcccctcctgctcccttctccctctcccctgcggcccctccggccgctgcctgtcgcccgcctgggctcccttcTGCTCCCCTGTTTCCGCCTCCGTTTctctttgtcccgcctgtctctgctcctggtccctttgttcctcctccgtgcacccctggccccttcgtgtcgcctgtgggtgtccccGCTGGGTCTCCTTtttctctttgtctgtctgttttccccgttctctgtcaggtcctgtccttcttctcgtccctctttctgttttgtttttcggTCTTGTTTCCCTGGTCTTGTTGAGGGTGTTCTTGTCTTTCCGGTCCTGTTCcgtcgtcccgtccgtcgcctcctcccgggcgcgcccggtgtgcgcgcctttgggggggggttatgtcacgccccactccgtccgctcccgatgtgtgccacgcccacctcattacctcctgttttcaccctgattgttctcacctgtggctcgttctccgtggcatgtcttgtgtatttagtctttgtCTGAGTCTGTCTTCGGCAGACTCACCATTAATGTTGCCCATCGTGATTCCCCGGTCCCGTTCCttcaataaatccccgtttttgccctacttcctgactccgatcgcctgcttccctgcttgctTGCCCGCGAACGTGACATTAGTAGCCGAATagtttgtaatattttataatatagtTCTAATACAGTGTATTGTAATACACTGTATTATCATTCATTTATAGATTCCGTTTAAATTCTCTGGCGTGCACGAAGCCCCCTGGGTTCAGGTGAGAAATAAATTCGTAATCCATGCCCACGGTTTTGCAATCCGAGAACATGGTTTAGTAATCAGTGTGCAGGATTTACAAATCAGGAACTTAGGTCTTGGTTCTGAGTTCCTGGGCTGTCTCGACCGGGAACTTTTGTGTGTCACTATCCCACCGCACGACAAGATCTGCGTATACATGTACAGTATCATACATGTATacattcatacactcacatatacacacgcccactcaagctcagacagatctcctcaccttaataacacacatggagacattcacacattgacatttgcacacacactaatcctgacacatacacacacatccgtccattttaacattagattgcactcagggggtctaagttaggacagcatgaactcactacgctttgtcacttggaacgtgcgtggtattggctcatttgctaagagacataaaatcttagaatatctaacaacattacaggcagacattgtcctactgcaggaaactcacttagccaaaacaggacagtgtacattaaattcaccagaatttccacacgtatactagttataattcaaagcaaagaggtgtagcaattttaatcaacaaaagaatatgtttcaactgtaaagacactattgcagacccagaaggtagattcataattattaaaatttcagcatataacaaagagatatgtattgccaatatatacggtccaaatagtgatgactcctccttcttccaccacctttttgctgcaatATCATCGCACTCAGGCACAGAACTTATactgtgtacacacacaacTTAGTACTTAAtccagaatctgacagacgtagtacagcagctagttaccgTACTTGCCAGTCATccgaaacagtaaaacaatatatgaatgatttcggcctatgcgatgtctggcgtacttttcacaccacgcttagagaatacacgtttttctcaccagtccatcattcttactcccggatagacttttttcttaccagcaatacagttatgaaagatatacgtgacacacaaattcaccctataacaatcagtgaccatgcacctgtcactatgacggtcactgtaaaagttagtgcaccaccttttaaacggtggagactgaatacatcattactaacggactcagagtttctagaagttatgaaaaaagattggacaacatttattgaaacaaatgacctgccaggtatctctgcgtgcattctctgggagacagcaaaggctgtaatacgaggcagaataatttcatattcagtacataaaaagaagaaggaaaaagCACTCGAGacagaactagaacagaaaattaaaactttggaatcagcacatgttgcctcccaagaaaaacaccttctcaatgagctgagaaaagtaaaatggaattgcaagaattaagagacaaaaaaactcagttttacatacagagattacgcttggacaattttgaacatagtaataaatcgAGTAAgtttttagcaaaccaactaaaacagaataaagagaaagtagctatctcttcagttacagaccccaatgggaaggcaactcatagcctaggagagataaataggatatttagggacttctataaaaaattatactcacctaatattaatccaaccaattctgaaatagaagagttcttaaacaacatcaacctaccaaaattaaataatgaacaaataacggcattagagttacctctctcaatagtggaacttcatgatgcactacagtgtatgcctaacgggaaagccccaggtccagatggatttccagcagaattctacaaaacattttggcctctgctagcaccactattccatagaatggttatagaaattaaagaaactggcagcatccctccaaatatgaattgtgcagatattaacctgctcctcaaacctgacaaagatcctgctctcccctctagctatcgaccaatatcacttataaatgcggaccttaaaatcatcagcaaggcactggctagtagaattgaaaaagtgacaccttatataatacatccagatcaaacgggtttcattaaaggcagacagtccactaacaacatgaggagactaattggcgtaatagactactgcaacattcaaaataaggaagccataatcatgtcattggatgcagaaaaggcttttgacagggtcaactggcaaccttactaaaatttggattttgcgagaacttcgtaacctggattaaaattttatacagttcacctaaagcctgcgtaaaaacaaatgatcaaatctccccaagcttcactctcagaaggggcactaggcaaggttgtccactttctccatcactatttgctatatttattgaaccattggcagcagcaattcggaataataataatatcaaaggtattcaaacagcaagtataacccataaaattagtctttatgcagatgatgtattactttttcttcaaaatacacaaggttccctcacggagacgaaaagactcatagataagttctcctccatatcagattactctattaattggaacaagtcgactactcttccaatatcttgtgacttccagtccaatccaactatcccacttcaatctgggaacattagatatctgggtattaacatttctacCAACctgtcagatctgacgcgatAAAATTACAGTCCGCTgtttaaaaagatagaagatgaccttgcacggtggaacaatctacccacatcacttctgggaagagtagcaacaatcaaaatgatgatcttaccaaaaattaactacatgttctcaatggttccgagtcaacctccactgacttggtttaaatcactggactccttaatttcaaaatatctatggaaatccaaaccaccacgtATAAGTTtgaaaactttacagaaatccaaaaactgtgggggtttggagcttcccaatttctacaactactttcttgccaatagattgatatatgtcctaaaatggactacgcaaacaacttagaccttaactggctggatattgagcaaacgtTCTGTAATTATATTCTAgtccaggacctgccatttatcagtcatatacttaaacgacattgctgttttaagagcatcaacatcagcacatcacagacagcctggtgggaatttcttaaaatgaaccaaacttcactggtcccatgcaaactgacacccatctggaacaaccctgacatcctggtaaataaaaaaatgataaacttccttgcttggcataataaaggaatcaagcgcctcgaacatataatccaagacaatcgcATGATATCAACTGTCTTTGTATTACTGAGGCATAccaagggctaccagtttgatacactctTCTTTGATAACAAGTTTGCTcagtataataaacatgttttaaatgctttttttttttttagatattatcattttcaaatctatataaatgcaaatgttatgaaagaagaatagcaataggataaaataaaattttagatgctgctcactggtgagttgtgctatttttagaacaagTGCGACTCAtttggtccttgggggcatcctggtgcccacgggcatcatgttggtgacccctgatgtAGACTGACTGGTTTTATGATTGAGGCTAGAATATATAATGACCCCGCACTTCCTGATAAACTTCCCTATTACTATTTGTTAGAGTGAAATTAACAATATATAGAAAATTGTGTGTGATTCCCAAATAGATTTATGGATATTGACATATCACTACTGGAAGATGGTTTACAATGATCACCTTCATTGTTTTGCCATAtcaggatttttttaaatgttatcaGCTTCAGGGTCCTGGAAAATTGACTGAAGCTGAGCAGAGACAGGTGCAAGAAGTGAGTATAAGCTGGGACCTCCCCCCCCAGTTACTGAAGACAACAGGAAATGGCTGGCACAGTCCATATTACAGCATGCAGTAAGTATTTCATCATCTCTCattattatatgtatttaaCCAATTCAACCCTAAGTTTTTGTTCATTCATGATATTACATACTGTAGGTCCTTGGTCGGAGTGAAAAGCATGTACAGCAGATCAAGAAAGGGCTGAAAGATACAGGGGTTCTCTCAATGATTAAAGAAAGACCAGAACTCACTGCACAACTGTTTCCAAGAACTGCCGCACGTGCAGTTGAGCCGGAGGTATGTTTGGATTTGAACTTTTTATACTCTTCGGTTTCTACATAATTCTACATTACATTATAATTCTTTATAACAGACATTGGCGTGAACATAAAGTGCTGTCCTTTGAGACATGTCCTGCAGGCTTCATCGTGGCTTGTTGAAGCTAATGTGCTGGGTTGGTAAGTTCTTAACTGCAACTGCTCAGTTAACTGCAAAAATACTGTAGATGATCAATATTATTGTTGGTTTGTAGGTTCACCATGGACATTACAATACATATATAATCAGATGCCATACGTTTAAAAATTCATTTTTGCAATACCctgctgttttttgtttacAGCCAGCACATTTGTTGTTAAATGTTTAGATGATCCTGCACAAAATAATTTGGCCAGCATCAGACAGTGACGATGAGGGAACTGACTGCAATCTGGATGATGACCAGCTTTTTTCGTCAGTACATTGAAACAGGTATGCTTTTCTACAGCCAATCAGGATATTTTCGGATGGATGGAAAGTTTTAGTGTATTTTAAGCAATCGATGTTCTATTTGCAGTTTTGTTGCTATGGTACATTTTGCCAAATACAAACAGGCAATAAATAATCTCCTCTTAGTGGACTTAAATAtgctattaataaataataataataataataataattggtactttattgatccccgtggggaaattgtcctTACACCtacctcaacttgctcttttttaaaatttttatagAGTACAGTAAGTTGTCCTCTTACCCACAAATGTCACACATCTTTCAGCAGAATCCTTTCCAGAGTCGTGCCCCCTCACCTGTTACCAGATTCCAGCAGGATGCACTGCTTCTGAAACCATCACTGAAATATTTGACTTGATCTGCAAAGAATTTTTGCTTATAACTatagggatgtaacgatacactcaactcacaattcgatacgattttctcacgcttttttaacagaatgagctgcagacaaatttattcagAAATActcctttatttatctttctaaactgtgcaaaacgtgtcttaacagtgcaactgaaattgaataaaatactgtttaaaaaaaaatcccaaatcaaaataaaaaatcttcaaataaataaacagtaacgctttacattaactgtaccttcataatgcttttatattgcattcataaaacgttcagtgcaccttcataatgtattcattaagtattcagaaattattcataaacatcatgtatgtatacctttacatcctaacatcccttagcagctgtaatatacattaataacaaacattatataataataacaaatataactgtataatcatgtaatgtttgttattaatgtatattaaagctgttaagggatgctAGGATgttacttgcatgctgcttatgaatgttctatgaatgcataatgaatacattatgaaggtgcacttaatataaaacgttaccaaataaactaaggcttgcatgtgcagctttttagcgtgttttgcccttttaataatcttcactctggcggtggtgaattgagctcactgtggtgccggtggacatgctgaagccCATTGGTCACTGAAGTGACAGGGACCCATACAGAACAAACTGGTTTATAATGAAGGGGACACATTATGGAGATGTGGTTAAAGGGTCATGTGATGTTTCAAAGAATGTGTAATTTTATTAAGATTACATTTACTGATGTGGTCCTTTGGCAATATGTATGTAAATGCATCACAGCCCAAATAGAATAGTGATGCATTATTTATCACCGTAAGGAAATTTCATTGGTGACTACTCTGCTGAGGCCAGGATCAAACTGGTGactttaaaattacaaacataGAGGTTTAGTGACCGAGCCACACAATAACCACTGTAATAAACTGATAAAGGTTTATTAAAGAGGGTTTTCATTTCACATTTTCTTGTGTAGATACTTTCATCCAAAGTTacatatatttgtttattagAAAACAGGGGCAGACAGTCTCTGGGGGGTTTGGATGTTAAGGGTCTTATTCAGGGACCCAATGGTGACGTCATTCTGCTGCCCACAGGCACAGAATTCtaacctgctgagtcacacaccccccccccacaacaatCCTGTAGGTCAATAATTAACATGAAACCCAAAGTGTAAATCTGTAGGAGTTTACAGGTTTATATCAACAAGTGACACCTTGACTGGGATATGAGGACTGGATCAAGCACCTTTACTgggatgatgtcactgtcacacacacctTTGCTGGACAGATCTTCATATCTCCAGTCTTATCACCACTCATATCTAAATATGGAAACAGGCTCCCAGTGAATGTGTCTTCAAAGGTGTAGATGAGTGACATGTCAGTGGGGTTGATGAAGGACACCTCCCCCCCTCATAGTCCAGCTGCACTCTGATCCTCTGCGGTTTCCTCTTCAGCCTGAGGGTGGTTGTTGGTGAGGTTCCTGCTTTATACTCATCACCGTTCCTCAGATACACAACCCAGAATCCATCCTTTGGGCTGTATGTAATCACCCCCTTCCTGTCAACAGACCGTAAGTGATTACATGGAAAGTGGAGTATTTTAAATGGGTAATAATACCATTATGAAGTATTTAAAACTTcctgaaacaaaaaataatttctaTCTGCCAGCACTGTTAAGATGAATGTCAGTAGATTAATGAATATTTCTCAAAGGTTAATAAAGCCTTTCATAAGTGATCACACAACCCATCGCTCTGCTCCATTGGTGAAGatacatttagcagatgctttagTCCAAAGAAATGTAACAGGAAGAACAAtaacagccatttcccccagtactcactgtaccagtgctgctaggctgagctcccagtgagtgacagtataacccactcagatactgctctctgcttcacacagccatttcccccagtactcactgtaccagtgctgctaggctgagctcccagtgagtgacagtgtaacccactcagatactgctctctgcgTCATACAGCAATTTCCCCCAggactcactgtaccagtgctgctaggctgagctcccagtgagtgacagtgtaacccactcagatactgctctctgcaTCA encodes:
- the LOC140582292 gene encoding E3 ubiquitin-protein ligase TRIM39-like; amino-acid sequence: MAAKPSSMEEELCCSVCSEFYKDPVLLKCCHSFCRACLQKFWEQKSSRECPICRRRSSIPYPPLNMALRNIVDVYLKQRSECESTEKSESRCSLHGEKLLLFCVEDQEPICVVCQTAAKHRDHRVCALLEAEQDKKEDLRASLIPLKEKLKKITKVKQDFEETAKHIKNQFHHTEKKVKEEFEKLHQLLREEEEARLAVLREEEVQKSQRMKEKIENISKQVSTLSEKIRDIEKAMDAEDISYLKAIKDTKENVQCSLQDPELESGALIDVAKHLGSLKFRVWEKMLGTVQYTPVTLDPNTASPWLSVSDDLTSVRHTGVKQQLPDNPERFTGYAIVLGSEGFNSGKHSWEVEVGNRPEWDVGVAAKSDDRKGVITCSPKDGFWVVSLRNGDEYTAGISTLRLERKPQRIRVQLDYGGGEVSFINPTDMSLIYTFKDTFTGTLFPYFGTSVNRDGSNAGDMTICPVKVFVTVTSSQ